Proteins co-encoded in one Hypanus sabinus isolate sHypSab1 unplaced genomic scaffold, sHypSab1.hap1 scaffold_275, whole genome shotgun sequence genomic window:
- the LOC132388162 gene encoding gastrula zinc finger protein XlCGF26.1-like: MAHQRVHIGEKPFTCPVCGKGFTQPSTLQSHQRVHTGERPFTCAECGKGFTKSSTLLVHQRVHTGEKPFSCSVCGKRFTQSSHLQSHQRVYTGEGPFTCSECGKRFTYSSTLQSHQRVHTGEKPFTCSVCGKGFTQSTHLQRHQRVHTGEKPFTCSECGKRFTDSSALQKHQRFHTGEKPFTCSECGKRFTDSSTLRKHQRVHTGEKPFTCLKCGKRFTQLFNLQRHHRVHTGEKPFTCSVCGKRFTDLSTLLRHQRVHTGERPFTCSECGKGFTRSSHLLAHQQVHIGEKPFTCSVCGKGFTQSSNLQRHHRVHTGEKPFICTVCGKRFTDTSTLLSHQRVHTGEKPFICSECGKRFTDSSTLRNHQRVHTGEKPFTCSVCGKGFTQSSHLQRHQRVHTGEKPFTCSECGKRFTDSSALLCHQRVHTGEKPFTCSECGKRFTDTSTLRKHQRIHTGEKPFNCSECGKRFTQLSNLQRHHRVHTGEKPFTCSVCGKRFTDLSTLLSYQRVHTGERPFTCSECGKGFTQSSQLLEHVNSYWGVAVVMNP; the protein is encoded by the coding sequence atggctcaccagcgtgttcacattggggagaagccattcacctgcccagtctgtgggaagggattcactcagccatccaccctacagagtcaccagcgagttcacactggagagaggcctttcacctgcgcagaatgtgggaagggattcactaagtcatccaccttactggtacatcagcgagttcacactggggagaagccattcagctgctcagtctgtgggaagagattcactcagtcatcccacctacagagtcatcagcgagtttacACTGGGGaggggccgttcacctgctcagaatgtgggaagagattcacttattcatccaccctacagagtcatcagcgagttcacactggggagaagccgttcacctgctcagtctgtgggaagggattcactcagtcaacccacttacagagacaccagcgagttcacactggggagaagccgtttacctgctcagaatgtgggaaaagattcactgattcatccgcaCTACAGAAGcatcagcgatttcacactggggagaaaccgttcacctgctcagaatgtgggaagagattcactgattcatccaccctgcggaagcatcagcgagttcacactggggagaagccgtttacctgcttaaaatgtgggaagagattcactcagttattcaatctacagagacatcatcgagttcacactggggagaagcctttcacatgctcagtctgtgggaagagattcactgatctatccaccctactgaggcatcagcgagttcacactggagagaggccgttcacctgctcagagtgtgggaagggattcactcggtcatcccacctactggcacaccagcaagttcacattggggagaagccattcacctgctcagtctgtgggaagggattcactcagtcatccaatctacagagacatcatcgagttcatactggggagaagccgttcatctgcacagtctgtgggaagcgattcactgatacatccaccctactgagtcatcagcgagttcacactggggagaagccgttcatctgctcagaatgtgggaagagattcactgattcatccaccctacggaatcatcagcgagttcacactggggagaagccattcacctgctcagtctgtgggaagggattcactcagtcatcccacctacagagacaccagcgagttcacactggggagaagccgttcacctgctcagaatgtgggaagagattcactgattcatccgccCTACtttgtcatcagcgagttcacactggggagaagccgttcacctgctcagaatgtgggaagagattcactgatacaTCCACCCTACGGaagcatcagcgaattcacactggggagaagccgtttaactgttcagaatgtgggaagagattcactcagttatccaatctacagagacatcatcgagttcacactggggagaagccgttcacgtgctcagtctgtgggaagagattcactgatctatccaccctactgagttatcagcgagttcacactggagagaggccgttcacctgctcagagtgtgggaagggattcactcagtcatcccaactactggaacACGTCAATTCATATTGGGGAGtggccgttgttatgaatccctag